From a region of the Sporosarcina ureilytica genome:
- a CDS encoding NAD(P)H-dependent flavin oxidoreductase yields MSKIPSPLQHLRIPVIAAPMFIISNPKLVIEQCKAGIIGSMPALNARPAAQLDEWLAEITEELATYNAKNPDCPAAPFAINQIVHRSNERLEQDMELCVKYKVPIIISSLGAREEIFDAAHSYGGIVFHDVINNTFAHKAVEKGADGLVAVAAGAGGHAGVKSPFAFVQEIREWFDGPLALSGSIATGDSILAAQAMGADFAYIGSPFIATDEARASEAYKQAIVDCTSDDIVYSNLFTGVHGNYLKPSIQAAGLDPDNLPESDPSKMNFGEDGAKAWKDIWGSGQGIGAIKAVTSTAKYVDKLDKEYSEARERLYRNSRVSGIHI; encoded by the coding sequence ATGTCAAAAATCCCATCACCACTTCAACATTTACGCATCCCTGTCATTGCTGCACCTATGTTTATCATTAGCAATCCGAAGCTCGTCATAGAACAATGTAAAGCAGGAATTATTGGTTCAATGCCTGCACTGAATGCACGACCTGCCGCCCAACTAGATGAATGGTTGGCGGAGATCACCGAGGAACTGGCAACTTATAACGCAAAAAATCCAGATTGCCCGGCAGCACCATTCGCGATTAATCAAATTGTCCATAGATCCAATGAACGATTAGAACAGGATATGGAATTATGTGTGAAATATAAAGTTCCGATTATTATTTCTTCGTTAGGTGCTCGTGAAGAAATATTCGACGCTGCACATAGCTATGGCGGGATTGTGTTTCATGATGTGATTAATAATACTTTTGCCCATAAAGCAGTTGAAAAGGGTGCCGATGGTTTAGTTGCAGTTGCAGCTGGAGCTGGCGGACATGCCGGTGTAAAAAGTCCATTTGCTTTCGTTCAAGAAATCCGTGAGTGGTTCGACGGTCCACTTGCTCTGTCTGGATCAATCGCTACGGGAGATTCAATTTTAGCCGCCCAGGCGATGGGCGCTGATTTTGCTTATATCGGTTCCCCGTTTATTGCGACGGATGAAGCCCGTGCTTCTGAAGCGTATAAACAGGCAATCGTTGACTGTACGTCTGATGATATTGTGTATAGCAATCTATTTACAGGCGTCCATGGAAATTATTTGAAGCCATCTATTCAAGCTGCTGGATTAGATCCAGACAATTTACCTGAAAGCGATCCATCTAAAATGAATTTTGGTGAAGATGGTGCTAAAGCATGGAAAGATATTTGGGGCAGTGGTCAAGGGATTGGTGCAATTAAAGCCGTGACAAGTACAGCCAAATATGTCGATAAGTTGGATAAAGAATATTCGGAAGCGAGAGAGAGGCTTTATCGTAATAGTAGAGTAAGCGGGATTCATATATAA
- a CDS encoding DUF4097 family beta strand repeat-containing protein, which yields MRRQDIMRVAILFIGIVLLINVLLFLFRGGHGSLSKSIPGDEIVNIHITTDIGDIQIAPHDGDDIRVHLEGKTAEKPTKNYKLIVKEKHDELTVRAKTKTKWLPFQKSPGSYTVLIELPAKQYEQLYVEADVANVYIEAIAVSNSFVTTGVGNITLRNVAGSLNSATEVGDNTIELPTITENISATSRVGNVIVKMKEVPLALQSDIHNSVGNTTINLPNAEEGSIGIDGPLLKLTVEVGNISVLLVDG from the coding sequence TTGAGGCGTCAGGACATCATGCGAGTAGCAATTCTGTTCATTGGGATTGTACTTCTAATCAATGTTCTCCTTTTTCTATTTCGAGGAGGGCATGGAAGTTTAAGTAAGTCTATACCTGGAGATGAAATTGTCAATATTCATATCACGACTGATATTGGAGATATTCAAATCGCTCCGCATGATGGAGACGATATACGTGTGCATTTGGAAGGTAAAACAGCTGAGAAACCTACAAAAAATTACAAGCTAATCGTGAAAGAAAAGCACGATGAACTTACGGTTCGTGCGAAAACAAAAACGAAGTGGCTCCCTTTTCAAAAATCACCGGGGAGCTACACCGTGTTAATCGAACTACCTGCCAAACAATACGAACAACTCTATGTGGAAGCGGATGTTGCGAACGTTTATATTGAGGCAATTGCAGTTAGCAACTCTTTCGTTACGACAGGTGTCGGCAATATTACGTTGAGAAATGTAGCTGGCTCGCTAAATAGCGCAACCGAAGTAGGAGATAATACAATTGAACTGCCTACGATTACGGAAAACATATCTGCAACTTCAAGGGTAGGTAATGTTATCGTGAAAATGAAAGAAGTCCCGTTAGCTCTTCAATCAGACATTCATAATAGCGTTGGGAATACAACGATTAATTTACCAAATGCAGAAGAAGGGTCTATCGGGATAGATGGTCCGCTACTGAAATTAACAGTTGAAGTCGGGAATATCTCTGTTCTCCTAGTAGATGGGTGA